CGCCCTGTGGGAGCGCTGGCGCGGCGAAATGGACGCCTATGTCACCCGCGCGCTCAACCCCTCGGGCGCACCGAGTTACGGTGTGCCGGGCGACCTCTGATCCATGATCCCCTCGACATCAGAAATCCTCGCCCGCCTCGTCGCAGAACCCACCGTCTCGCGCCGCTCCAACCTCGCGCTGCTCGACTATGTGGAAGGGCTGCTACGCCCGGCGGGCGTCCGCATCGAGCGGTTCGCCCATCCGGATGGCAGCCGTGCCAATCTCTGGGCGACCATCGGGCTGGCGGGTTCGGGCGGCGTGGTGCTGTCGGGCCATACGGATGTCGTACCTGTCGAGGGACAGGCCTGGAGCAGCGATCCTTTCATGCTCCGCGAGCACGACGGCCGCCTCTATGGCCGTGGTACGGCGGACATGAAGGGTTTCGTCGCGGCCAGCCTGCGGGCTACCCTCATCGCCGCCACCCGTCCGCTGAAACGCCCGCTGCATCTCGCCTTCTCCTATGACGAGGAGATCGGCTGCATCGGCGTGCGCGGCATGATCGAGACGCTGGCGGCGCGGACGGAAAGGCCGGCACTCTGCATCGTCGGCGAGCCGACGGACATGGGGATAGCCACGGGCCACAAGGGCAAGCGGGCGCTACGGGCCTGCTGCCACGGCCAGGAGGGCCACTCCGCCCTCGCCCCGAACGCGCTCAACGCCCTGCATCTCGGCGCCGCCTTCATCCAGGCCCTGCAGGCGCGGCAAACGCATCTGGCGGATCATGGCGCGCGCGACCCGGATTACGACATTCCCTACTCCACCATCCATGCCGGCATGATGCAGGGCGGTACGGCACTCAACATCGTACCGAACCGCTGCGAGATCGATTTCGAAATCCGCAACATCGCGGAGGACGACCCCGCCGATATTCTCGCCGGCATCGCAGCCGACGCGGAAACCATCGCCGCGCCCTACCGCAATCGCTTCCCCATGGCCTGTATCGAGATCGAGGAGATCTCCAGCTATCCCGGCCTTGCCACACGCCGCGATGCCCCGGCCGTACGCCTGCTTTCCCGCCTGCTCGACGACGAGGCCACGCGAAAGGTAGCCTTCGGCACGGAGGGTGGCCTTTTCGACGAGACGCTCGGGCTTTCCACCGCGATCTGCGGTCCCGGCTCCATGGAACAAGGCCACAAGCCGGACGAATTCGTCACCCGCACACAGCTCGACCGCTGCGACGCCATGCTGGCCCGCCTCGTGACGGAACTCGAAACGGTTCCCTGAGCCGGTTTCCAGCAGCCATATCCCTCTGTCTACTCCGGCTGGCGCAAAGCCGTTCGCCGGACAACATGCGCATGGCAACGCCGAGCGCAGGCACGCAGGGATATCGCATACAAACAGCCGCTCTATTCTGTGCAATGTCGGGAATTATACCGAATGTCACAATTCTTGACATTGCATACAAAAACAAGAAAGAATGTGAACGTATTAAGCACACAAATTCCCGTCACCCGAAGTCAGTGAGAATCCGATGGACGCCGAGAACAGAACCGCTCGCCACCTCTCCCCGCGCACGACCCTCGTGCTGTCCCGATCCCAGATCGAAGGACTGGTGACCATGGCCGAGGTGATCGAGGCGGTGGAGACCGCGCATGCCGACATGTCGCGTGGCGACGCCGCGCAGCCGGCAGCCGTTGCGATGACGCTTCCCTCCGGCACAGGGACCTTCCTGGCGATGCCGGCGCTGGCCGATCGCCAGGGCCTCGCCACGGTCAAGCTGCTGGCCGACATTCCCGACAATACGGCGCGCAGCCTGCCAATGCAGCGCTCGGTGGCGCTTCTGATCTCCCAGGAGACCGGCGCGCCGGTGGCGATCTTCCATGGCCAGATCCCGACCCGCATCCGCACCGCCGCCGCCAGCGCCGTGGCGACGCGCCACCTGTCGCGCGCCGACAGCCGCGTGCTGGGCCTGATCGGCGCCGGCGACCTTGCCGTGGAGCATGTCCGCGCCATTCGCGAGGTCCGCCCGGTCGAGCGCGTCGTGGTATGGTCGCGCTCCCCCGCCACCGTCGCCCGCTTCATCGAACGGGTCGGCCAAGATTTCCCCGATCTTGCACTGGAAGCCGCCATCGCACCGGAAGAGGTCTTCGCCAAGGCGGATATCGTCTGTACGCTGACCCCGTCCCGCGTGCCGCATGTCAAGGGCGCGTGGTTCAAGCCGGGCCAGCATATCAACGCCGTCGGCGCGCCGCCGCGCCCGGATCACCGTGAGATCGATTCCGCCGGCATGGCGCGGGCGCGGGTCTTCCTCGACAGCGTCGCCATGTCCATGCACGATTCGGGCGACCTGCTTCTGGCTATCGCCGAAGGCGCGATCACTGCCGAACAGGCCTCTACGGAAATCGGCGACGTCATCATCGGCGCCGCCAGGGGCCGGACCGCAGACGACGAGATCACCCTGTTCAATTCCGTGGGCCTCGCCATCCAGGATCTGGCGATCGGCGACCTGATCGTCGCCAGGGCGCGCGAGAAGGGTGTCGGTCTCGAAATAGACCTTACGGCCTGAGCGCACCGCACCCTCATCGAGCGGCGGGGACAAACCATCCTCGCCGCGCCAACAGACGTTCCAACGAGGGCATCCACCATGCCTTACGCTGGGGAACGGCGCTATTCACGCGCTTTAGAGTTTTGTAGAAGAAATCAGCGTAACCATTTATCTCAAAAGAGAAAAATGGTGGGTGATCACGGGCTCGAACCGTGGACCCGCTGATTAAGAGTCAGCTGCTCTACCGACTAAACCGGTTTCATAAACTACCATTCGATTTACAAATCACTGATTTTAAATAATTTTATAAACCACCAAAGCCCATTGAATTCCTATCGCTTCCATTCGATTGCTGCCTATGTTATCTCTAGGCAGCATTGGAGGCAAGCATGACGCAATCCGTTAAGCTGACAAAAACGTACATCGACAATCTGCAAGCGAGCGCAAAGGATGCGATGTCTTGGGACAGCGAACTCAAAGGCTTTGGTGTCAAGGTGACGCCAAAGGGAAGGAAAGTGTTTCTCGTAATGCACCGGCCAAAAGGCCATATAGGAGCGCCTAAGAAATACACCATCGGCACACATGGCGAGTGGACCGTGCAGCAAGCACGTGATCGGGCACGCGAAATTCTGACTGAAAGCAGCAAAGGCAATGACACGGGCGCGATAGAACGCGCTGACCGACACCGCAAATCGTCCGACATATTGAACGACCTTGCCGATACGTTTTTGAAGAAACACGCTGCGCAGAACCGGACACACGACGAAACGAAACGCATCCTTGAACGCGAAATGCTCCCCAAACACGGCAGGAAATCAATTCACGTTATAACGAAGCACGACATTCTCTCCGTACTGGAAAGCATCCGAGATCGCGGCTCCCCCATCATGGCTAACCGAGCCTTGGCCGCGATCCGTAAATTCATGAACTGGTGTGTTTCGCGCGGGATCATTGATGTGTCCCCGGCGGATAGCATTGCGCACCTTGCAAAAGAAACTTCGCGTGATCGCGTCTTGACACCAGAAGAAACCAAAGCCGCCCTGCTCACCGCCAGAACAATCGGCTATCCATTTGGCCCTATCGTTGAGCTGCTTTTCATGACAGCTCAACGGCGTGACGAAGTCACCGGAATGCGTTGGAGCGAGATTGATCTCGACAAGGCGCTTTGGACGATACCGGCCGAACGCGCAAAGAATGGCAAAGTCCATGACGTGCATCTTTCAAAATGTGCAGTCGCGCTCATACGATCGCTGCCCCGTTTCGTTTTGACCGGCAAATCCAAAAGCGATCTCGTATTCACCACGACCGGGGAAACGCCATTCAGCGGCTTCTCAAAAGCGAAGAACGCGCTAGACGCAAAGATGCTACAGGCGATGCGTAAGCAAGCATCCGAGAACGACAGAGACCCGGATCAGATTTCAATTCCACCGTGGCGCCTGCATGACATTCGGCGCACGGTAGCGACTGAACTTTCTAAGCTAGGTATTGCGATCCACGTCGCGGAAGCGATCTTGAACCATAAGAGCGGCACCATCAGCGGTGTTACCGCAGTCTATCAACGCAACCAGTTCACCGCCGAAAGACGCGACGCACTGGATAAATGGTGTGACCGCCTCGATATGATCACGCTCAACGACGCCGCGAACGGCGTGGATAATGGCCCGCAGTACAATAATATGATGGCGCAATGAAATTCACGTTTGAAACACAGGAACAGGACGTACGAGAATTTTTGCAGGAGCGTTTTGCGCATCTTGACGATGCGAGCGCACGCACGATTGCCCTCAGTGAAGGTTATCTGCAAATACTTCGACCAGGAAAACCGCCCTGCAGCGAACGGAACTCAATCTACGATGCCGTTTCGCATCGCACGGACAATGCGACGATTGACACTACTATATCGGCAATGCTCAGCGATGAAAATTTGGAGAACGTTGAAAATATCAAACGAAGTTATCATGAGCGCAAGAAGCGGAGCCATCCACTTCTCGATCCATCACATATTTATAATAAAAATGATTTCCTAGATGCAATTCTAGCAAAACAATTTGATATCGCAGCGGCTATCTTTGCAACTTCCAAAACAGTAACAAAGAAGAAGATACTTTCATTCCTTAATAAATATTAACATCATTTAAGGCTCCTTTTGGTTATGGCAGTGGTTAAGCATCATTGGATTCCCAAGGAGAGCTTTCCATGCCGACCGATTCGACCTCCCTACTCCTTCCCCTGCCCGACAACGGCGAAATCGTGATCCTCTCCCGCCAGATGCCGGC
This DNA window, taken from Shinella zoogloeoides, encodes the following:
- the argE gene encoding acetylornithine deacetylase — its product is MIPSTSEILARLVAEPTVSRRSNLALLDYVEGLLRPAGVRIERFAHPDGSRANLWATIGLAGSGGVVLSGHTDVVPVEGQAWSSDPFMLREHDGRLYGRGTADMKGFVAASLRATLIAATRPLKRPLHLAFSYDEEIGCIGVRGMIETLAARTERPALCIVGEPTDMGIATGHKGKRALRACCHGQEGHSALAPNALNALHLGAAFIQALQARQTHLADHGARDPDYDIPYSTIHAGMMQGGTALNIVPNRCEIDFEIRNIAEDDPADILAGIAADAETIAAPYRNRFPMACIEIEEISSYPGLATRRDAPAVRLLSRLLDDEATRKVAFGTEGGLFDETLGLSTAICGPGSMEQGHKPDEFVTRTQLDRCDAMLARLVTELETVP
- a CDS encoding ornithine cyclodeaminase family protein, producing the protein MDAENRTARHLSPRTTLVLSRSQIEGLVTMAEVIEAVETAHADMSRGDAAQPAAVAMTLPSGTGTFLAMPALADRQGLATVKLLADIPDNTARSLPMQRSVALLISQETGAPVAIFHGQIPTRIRTAAASAVATRHLSRADSRVLGLIGAGDLAVEHVRAIREVRPVERVVVWSRSPATVARFIERVGQDFPDLALEAAIAPEEVFAKADIVCTLTPSRVPHVKGAWFKPGQHINAVGAPPRPDHREIDSAGMARARVFLDSVAMSMHDSGDLLLAIAEGAITAEQASTEIGDVIIGAARGRTADDEITLFNSVGLAIQDLAIGDLIVARAREKGVGLEIDLTA
- a CDS encoding tyrosine-type recombinase/integrase, which gives rise to MTQSVKLTKTYIDNLQASAKDAMSWDSELKGFGVKVTPKGRKVFLVMHRPKGHIGAPKKYTIGTHGEWTVQQARDRAREILTESSKGNDTGAIERADRHRKSSDILNDLADTFLKKHAAQNRTHDETKRILEREMLPKHGRKSIHVITKHDILSVLESIRDRGSPIMANRALAAIRKFMNWCVSRGIIDVSPADSIAHLAKETSRDRVLTPEETKAALLTARTIGYPFGPIVELLFMTAQRRDEVTGMRWSEIDLDKALWTIPAERAKNGKVHDVHLSKCAVALIRSLPRFVLTGKSKSDLVFTTTGETPFSGFSKAKNALDAKMLQAMRKQASENDRDPDQISIPPWRLHDIRRTVATELSKLGIAIHVAEAILNHKSGTISGVTAVYQRNQFTAERRDALDKWCDRLDMITLNDAANGVDNGPQYNNMMAQ